The proteins below come from a single Bacteroidales bacterium genomic window:
- a CDS encoding 5'-nucleotidase C-terminal domain-containing protein: MNDTHAYFDVHQEMFWQGDHAVYRQVGGYARIAAIVQKIRTENPGNCLFCDCGDTMHGTYPAITTQGQAMIPILNALGLDAMTAHWEFAYGPAVFNERVAELNYPMLANNVFDKATKKLVFPAYAIKQIGGLRIGLIGIASNIVDKTMPPSFSEGIYFTLGKDELPPIIDLMRSKENIDLIVLISHLGFAQDMKLVSEVQGIDVCLSGHTHNRLCKPVLNGKTIVIQSGCHGSFLGRLDLELSGGQIVDYRHRLIEVEAAIQPDPIVAELVRHALAPYKNELAEVVGETSTALNRGTSMESTMDNFMLQALLESTSAQLAFSNGWRYGAPIVPGQITLNDLYNIIPMNPPVSTTEISGEELREMLEENLERTFSCDPYNQMGGYVKRCLGLNIYFKIENSSGNRIQKIFVGNEEVQADKYYTATFVTMQGVPEKYGRNRENHSERVIDAMRKYLSNHSPVHAELKGTFVAI; encoded by the coding sequence ATGAATGATACCCATGCTTATTTTGATGTGCATCAGGAAATGTTTTGGCAGGGTGACCATGCTGTATACCGACAGGTTGGAGGTTATGCCCGTATTGCTGCAATTGTACAAAAAATTCGGACTGAAAATCCTGGGAATTGTCTCTTTTGCGATTGCGGTGACACGATGCATGGCACTTATCCTGCCATAACTACACAAGGCCAAGCAATGATCCCGATATTAAATGCATTGGGACTTGATGCCATGACAGCGCATTGGGAATTTGCTTATGGGCCGGCAGTTTTTAACGAGCGGGTGGCTGAGCTTAATTATCCCATGCTGGCGAATAATGTATTTGATAAAGCGACTAAGAAACTAGTTTTTCCGGCTTATGCTATAAAACAGATCGGCGGATTGCGTATCGGACTCATTGGAATAGCCTCGAATATTGTGGACAAGACCATGCCGCCATCCTTCAGCGAAGGTATATACTTTACATTGGGTAAAGATGAACTTCCGCCAATTATTGATTTGATGCGCAGTAAAGAAAATATTGATTTGATTGTCCTGATTTCTCATCTTGGCTTCGCTCAGGATATGAAGCTTGTATCTGAAGTACAAGGCATAGATGTTTGTCTCAGCGGCCATACGCATAACCGTCTTTGTAAACCGGTTCTTAATGGTAAAACGATTGTTATCCAATCAGGCTGTCATGGTTCATTTTTAGGTCGTCTGGACTTGGAGTTGAGCGGCGGGCAAATCGTTGATTACCGGCATCGGTTGATAGAGGTAGAAGCAGCTATACAACCTGACCCAATAGTAGCTGAACTGGTAAGGCATGCCCTTGCACCATACAAGAATGAACTCGCGGAGGTTGTTGGTGAAACATCCACAGCACTCAACCGGGGAACAAGTATGGAGTCTACTATGGATAATTTCATGCTCCAGGCTTTACTTGAAAGCACCAGTGCTCAACTGGCATTTTCAAATGGCTGGCGCTACGGTGCGCCAATAGTTCCGGGACAGATAACCTTAAACGACCTTTACAATATTATCCCTATGAACCCGCCTGTTTCAACTACAGAAATATCCGGGGAGGAACTCAGGGAAATGTTGGAGGAGAATCTTGAAAGGACTTTTTCGTGCGACCCCTACAATCAAATGGGTGGATATGTTAAACGTTGTCTCGGTCTTAATATCTATTTTAAGATTGAAAACTCCTCAGGCAATCGTATTCAAAAAATATTTGTTGGCAATGAAGAGGTTCAGGCTGATAAATACTACACTGCAACATTCGTCACAATGCAAGGTGTACCTGAAAAATATGGCCGTAATCGTGAAAATCATTCAGAGAGGGTTATAGATGCGATGCGTAAATATTTGTCAAATCATAGCCCCGTTCACGCAGAACTCAAGGGTACGTTTGTTGCCATATAA
- a CDS encoding hemerythrin domain-containing protein, with protein MKTITKALIAHHDEMRKLVEEIKQDPSRFYLLGKHLDVHHELEEDLLLSKLHSKKEIKDESLESQEEHFVLNILLLDLKDFPKDNSRWIVKFKVFEEILEHHLSEEEEELFPEAEKILSKEEQATSGAQFMELKKRRLEAALETKPVRELEKPKKAE; from the coding sequence ATGAAAACAATAACAAAGGCACTGATTGCCCACCATGACGAAATGCGAAAATTGGTTGAAGAAATTAAACAAGATCCATCAAGATTTTACCTTCTGGGTAAACATCTGGACGTTCATCACGAATTGGAAGAAGATTTGCTGTTGAGCAAATTACATTCTAAAAAAGAAATTAAAGACGAATCGCTTGAATCGCAGGAGGAACATTTTGTCCTGAATATTTTACTACTGGATTTGAAGGATTTCCCGAAAGACAATTCAAGATGGATAGTGAAGTTCAAAGTATTTGAAGAAATCCTCGAACACCATTTGAGCGAAGAGGAAGAGGAATTATTCCCTGAAGCCGAAAAAATCTTATCAAAAGAAGAGCAAGCCACCTCAGGCGCTCAATTCATGGAATTAAAAAAACGGCGTTTAGAAGCCGCTTTGGAAACTAAACCTGTGAGAGAACTGGAAAAACCTAAAAAAGCAGAATAA
- a CDS encoding cation-translocating P-type ATPase, with amino-acid sequence MWFTKSAEAVLKELSVDPSIGLSDEEASTRLKKSGANKLLSKKKKSIFLMFFQQLKNWLIYILLGAVVITLFMGEYVDVIIILLVININAFLGVFQEVKAGKAIEALQKLTLLKALVRRNGVVKEIDSEKIVPGDILILDAGRIISADIRLLESINLQVDESSLTGESVPLEKDATLIQTDQKTALGDRLNSGFMSTVVTSGRGIGVVVGTGMNTEIGKIASIINTEVNSRTPLEIRLDKLGKTLGIIAIVICVFIFIVAILQGRDLSEMFMMSISLAVAAIPEGLAAIVAVVLAIGVTKLSKKNAIIKNLSAVETLGSLNIICSDKTGTLTQNKMTVTNVFTLEGLVSEGMENNTSEELSLLAKAMILSSDASYDNGEGTGDPTEIALLIMGDKLGIDRKELQSSSKRIAESAFDSDRKRMSTLIEDNGKFMVYTKGAIGNLIEICTQVLDGGKPIPLTRDHKNKFLVAADNMADQALRTLGAANKPVNGKIDPSEMEKDLILIGVVGMIDPPRAEVKDSILKAKSAGVKTLMITGDHKNTAFAIAVQLGIAEKIEQTITGLEIDELSDLEFAAQISNYHVFARVSPEHKVKIVRALKSQGNIVSMTGDGVNDAPSLNTADIGVAMGITGTDVAKGASDMILIDDDFSTIVAAIEQGRNIYNNIKKSVIFLITCNLGEVITIFIALIIGWKAPLLATQLLWINLITDSLPAIALGMDPGNPDVMKEKPRPAKESFFANGAGMHVLLGGFLIGALTIAAFFYGYYEHGYSPFDKQVPPNTLEYARTMAFMVLVVSQLAYSLAMRDKRKSIFSIGIFSNKYLVGAIVAGLALQLIVVGIPVIQKAFHLQMPDLRAWGIIFALGIIPLVLNEFFKLFIRFRRKKDEK; translated from the coding sequence ATGTGGTTTACCAAATCAGCTGAAGCAGTTTTAAAAGAACTAAGTGTTGATCCGTCAATTGGTCTTTCTGACGAAGAAGCCTCAACCAGATTGAAGAAATCCGGTGCGAACAAACTGCTTTCAAAAAAAAAGAAAAGCATATTCCTGATGTTTTTTCAACAGCTTAAAAACTGGCTGATTTATATTTTGTTAGGTGCGGTGGTAATAACCCTGTTTATGGGGGAGTATGTTGATGTGATTATCATTTTATTGGTTATAAATATTAATGCTTTCTTAGGTGTTTTTCAGGAAGTCAAAGCCGGAAAAGCAATTGAAGCCCTACAGAAACTAACACTGCTTAAAGCGCTGGTTCGCCGAAACGGAGTAGTTAAGGAGATAGATTCTGAGAAAATCGTTCCCGGGGATATTCTGATCCTTGACGCCGGAAGAATCATTTCCGCAGATATTCGCCTGCTTGAATCCATTAATCTCCAGGTAGATGAATCATCATTAACAGGCGAGTCAGTTCCCTTAGAAAAAGATGCAACCTTAATTCAAACCGACCAGAAAACCGCACTGGGCGACCGCTTAAACTCAGGTTTTATGTCCACAGTTGTTACAAGCGGAAGGGGAATCGGGGTAGTAGTTGGCACGGGGATGAATACCGAAATTGGTAAAATTGCTTCCATCATTAACACGGAGGTCAATTCGAGAACCCCATTGGAAATACGCTTGGATAAGCTGGGAAAAACCCTTGGCATAATTGCAATTGTAATTTGTGTGTTTATTTTCATTGTTGCGATCCTTCAGGGAAGGGATTTGTCTGAAATGTTCATGATGTCAATTTCCCTGGCTGTAGCTGCCATCCCCGAAGGACTGGCCGCTATCGTAGCCGTTGTGCTGGCAATAGGTGTAACCAAGCTTTCAAAGAAAAATGCCATCATAAAAAATCTATCCGCTGTCGAAACCCTGGGTTCCCTCAATATTATCTGCTCCGACAAAACCGGAACCTTAACACAGAATAAGATGACGGTAACAAATGTCTTCACACTCGAAGGGCTTGTGAGCGAAGGCATGGAGAATAATACTTCTGAAGAATTATCATTGCTGGCAAAGGCCATGATCCTTTCCTCGGATGCAAGTTATGATAATGGCGAAGGGACAGGAGATCCAACCGAAATAGCCTTACTTATTATGGGCGACAAGCTGGGGATTGACCGGAAAGAATTGCAAAGCAGCAGTAAGCGTATCGCTGAATCGGCATTTGATTCTGATCGTAAGAGAATGTCAACACTCATTGAAGATAACGGGAAATTCATGGTTTATACGAAAGGCGCCATCGGAAACCTGATTGAAATTTGTACCCAGGTTTTAGACGGAGGCAAACCGATTCCATTAACCAGGGATCATAAAAATAAATTTCTTGTTGCAGCAGATAATATGGCTGATCAGGCCCTGCGTACACTTGGGGCAGCCAATAAACCGGTAAATGGGAAAATTGACCCTTCTGAGATGGAAAAAGATCTTATTCTTATTGGCGTGGTGGGAATGATAGATCCACCAAGGGCAGAGGTTAAAGACTCTATTTTAAAAGCAAAAAGTGCAGGAGTTAAAACGCTGATGATTACCGGCGATCACAAGAATACTGCTTTCGCCATTGCTGTTCAGCTTGGAATAGCAGAAAAAATTGAGCAAACCATTACCGGGCTGGAAATTGATGAACTTAGCGATTTGGAATTCGCAGCGCAAATTAGCAATTACCATGTTTTTGCGCGTGTTTCCCCCGAACACAAAGTAAAAATTGTGCGGGCCCTGAAATCACAGGGAAACATCGTTTCTATGACCGGTGACGGGGTCAATGATGCCCCTTCATTAAACACAGCCGATATAGGAGTGGCGATGGGCATTACAGGCACTGATGTTGCCAAAGGCGCTTCGGATATGATACTTATTGATGATGATTTTTCAACCATTGTTGCAGCCATCGAGCAGGGAAGAAATATTTACAATAACATTAAAAAGTCAGTAATTTTTCTGATCACCTGTAACCTGGGCGAAGTGATTACCATTTTCATTGCATTGATTATAGGTTGGAAAGCCCCATTGCTTGCAACACAGTTGCTGTGGATAAACCTGATCACCGATTCCCTCCCTGCCATAGCCTTGGGAATGGATCCCGGAAACCCGGATGTGATGAAAGAAAAGCCACGACCTGCAAAAGAGAGTTTTTTTGCAAACGGTGCCGGCATGCATGTTTTGCTCGGGGGATTTTTAATTGGGGCCTTAACTATCGCCGCTTTCTTTTATGGATATTATGAGCATGGATATTCCCCGTTTGATAAGCAGGTACCACCAAACACCTTAGAATATGCCCGAACCATGGCATTCATGGTGTTGGTAGTCAGTCAGCTGGCCTATTCACTGGCGATGAGAGATAAACGGAAATCCATTTTCAGCATTGGAATCTTTTCAAATAAATACCTTGTGGGAGCAATAGTTGCTGGCCTGGCACTTCAACTGATTGTGGTTGGAATACCGGTAATTCAAAAGGCCTTTCACTTGCAGATGCCTGATTTAAGGGCTTGGGGAATTATTTTTGCCCTGGGAATTATTCCCCTGGTTTTAAATGAGTTTTTTAAGCTGTTTATCAGGTTTCGAAGAAAGAAGGATGAAAAATAG
- the ligD gene encoding DNA ligase D, whose protein sequence is MALTKYKKKRNFNESPEPTGGSPDNDKLRFLIQKHDARNLHYDFRLEMEGVLKSWAVPKGPSTDPDVKRLAMMVEDHPYDYINFEGIIPSGYGKGTVIVWDEGFYEPADADGKDKIAQDKELRRGIHAGKLQLVLHGKKLKGEYALVKTRGKEENAWLLFKVKDKFVSREDITLKDKSVISKKTLAEIEKTSTNFYRDNRVKDSSSKSKKETPLKKRSDVKATSTKNKSEKENKDAGDAIESSGKTAKFPSKLAPMLATVVDKPFDKDGWQYEIKWDGYRAVAFCNKEKVDLKSRNDKSFNEKFYPVHKAIQQWNLHAVVDGEVVVLDEAGKPNFGALQNWRSEADGEIYFYVFDLLWINGKDLMQIPLSERRTMLKQIIPENSIIRFSENFEVNGTEFFDTAKKMGLEGIMAKKSDSTYSPGIRSKEWLKIKANKRQEMVIGGYTKNEDTPKSFSSLLLGVYDGGKLMYTGKAGTGFSDKQQLDMLKQFKPYITKSSPFTELPEINKPSRFRNNPPKATAVWMKPELVCEVGFTEMTTEGIMRHPSFEAMRSDKKATDVTKEAMNTGEIIVQKGTKSKPIIKPVGSKDRKTFLNPADKTQVRKINGNEIKFTNLDKIYRPEEKITKRDMLNYYYQIAPFILPYLKDRPQAMNRHPNGINGKSFYFKDVTATAPDWVEKFDYKSDADNRLRKYLVAKDEASLLYMANLGCIEMNPWHSKVEKEDYPDWCIIDLDPAENTFDQVIEAANVCRYILEAMGVSSYPKTSGSSGMHIYIPMGAKYTYEQSKEFARVIATLVQREIPKYTSIERIVKARKGKMYIDFLQNRSQATVAAPYSLRPKPGATVSMPLMWDEVKKGLKMSDFNIYNALDRIKSKGDIFKPVLGKGINLEKEIKAFNKE, encoded by the coding sequence ATGGCGCTTACTAAATATAAAAAGAAACGGAATTTCAATGAAAGTCCGGAACCTACCGGTGGCAGCCCTGATAATGATAAACTTCGATTTTTAATTCAGAAGCATGATGCCAGGAATTTGCACTATGATTTCCGTTTGGAAATGGAAGGTGTTTTGAAAAGCTGGGCCGTGCCTAAGGGGCCATCTACAGATCCGGATGTTAAACGTCTTGCCATGATGGTGGAAGACCATCCCTATGATTACATAAACTTTGAAGGCATCATTCCGAGTGGCTACGGTAAAGGAACGGTGATCGTTTGGGATGAAGGTTTTTACGAGCCTGCTGATGCGGACGGAAAGGATAAAATTGCACAGGATAAAGAATTACGAAGAGGAATTCATGCCGGTAAGTTGCAACTTGTACTGCATGGCAAAAAGCTGAAAGGTGAATATGCGCTGGTAAAAACCCGCGGGAAAGAGGAGAACGCCTGGCTATTGTTTAAAGTAAAAGATAAATTCGTTTCCAGGGAAGATATCACGCTGAAAGACAAATCTGTTATCTCAAAAAAAACATTGGCAGAGATAGAAAAAACCTCAACTAATTTTTATAGAGATAATCGGGTAAAAGATTCCTCGTCGAAAAGCAAAAAAGAAACTCCGCTCAAAAAACGCAGCGATGTAAAAGCTACTTCTACAAAGAACAAGAGCGAAAAAGAAAACAAGGATGCGGGTGATGCAATCGAATCTTCAGGGAAAACTGCAAAGTTTCCTTCTAAATTGGCTCCCATGCTTGCAACTGTGGTTGATAAACCATTTGATAAAGATGGCTGGCAATACGAAATAAAATGGGATGGCTACCGGGCAGTAGCGTTCTGCAATAAAGAGAAGGTGGACTTAAAATCCAGAAACGATAAATCGTTTAACGAAAAGTTTTATCCGGTTCATAAAGCCATTCAGCAATGGAACCTTCATGCTGTGGTGGATGGAGAGGTAGTAGTGCTGGATGAAGCTGGGAAACCAAATTTTGGCGCTTTGCAAAACTGGCGCAGCGAAGCCGATGGAGAAATTTATTTTTATGTATTTGATTTACTCTGGATAAATGGTAAAGACCTGATGCAAATCCCCTTGAGTGAAAGAAGAACTATGTTGAAACAAATCATTCCTGAGAATAGTATTATTCGCTTTAGTGAAAATTTTGAAGTAAACGGAACAGAATTTTTTGATACCGCAAAGAAGATGGGATTGGAAGGAATTATGGCGAAAAAATCGGACAGCACTTATTCCCCTGGAATTCGCTCCAAAGAATGGCTTAAAATAAAAGCCAATAAAAGACAGGAAATGGTAATTGGAGGTTATACAAAAAATGAAGACACACCTAAGTCTTTCAGCTCATTATTACTAGGCGTTTATGATGGAGGAAAGTTGATGTATACAGGCAAAGCAGGAACAGGGTTTAGCGATAAACAACAACTGGATATGCTTAAACAATTCAAACCTTACATTACGAAGTCTTCGCCTTTCACCGAATTGCCTGAAATAAACAAACCTTCGCGCTTCCGGAACAATCCGCCAAAGGCAACAGCAGTATGGATGAAACCTGAATTGGTGTGCGAAGTAGGTTTTACTGAAATGACGACTGAAGGAATTATGCGGCATCCATCATTTGAAGCTATGCGTAGCGACAAAAAAGCAACAGACGTTACTAAAGAAGCTATGAACACAGGCGAAATTATAGTGCAGAAAGGCACAAAGTCAAAACCAATCATAAAACCAGTTGGGTCAAAAGACCGTAAAACATTTTTAAACCCCGCTGATAAAACCCAGGTTCGGAAAATTAATGGAAATGAAATAAAATTCACAAACCTGGATAAGATATACAGGCCGGAAGAAAAAATCACGAAGCGTGATATGCTCAACTATTACTATCAGATTGCACCTTTTATTCTCCCTTACTTGAAAGATAGGCCTCAAGCTATGAACCGTCATCCGAACGGCATCAACGGTAAAAGCTTTTATTTTAAAGATGTAACAGCAACCGCTCCTGACTGGGTCGAAAAGTTTGATTATAAAAGCGATGCTGATAATCGCTTAAGAAAATATCTGGTAGCAAAGGATGAAGCAAGCCTTTTATACATGGCAAACCTTGGATGCATTGAAATGAATCCCTGGCATAGCAAAGTGGAAAAAGAAGATTATCCCGACTGGTGCATCATAGACTTAGACCCTGCAGAAAATACTTTTGACCAGGTTATAGAAGCAGCAAATGTTTGCAGGTATATTCTGGAGGCTATGGGCGTTTCATCATATCCAAAAACAAGTGGTTCCAGCGGCATGCATATTTACATTCCGATGGGTGCAAAATACACCTATGAACAATCAAAAGAATTTGCACGGGTAATAGCAACATTGGTGCAAAGGGAAATTCCAAAATATACAAGCATTGAGCGGATCGTAAAAGCAAGAAAAGGAAAAATGTACATTGATTTTTTACAGAACCGGTCACAAGCTACCGTTGCAGCGCCTTACTCTTTAAGACCCAAACCCGGTGCAACGGTTTCAATGCCACTCATGTGGGATGAAGTAAAGAAAGGACTAAAAATGAGTGATTTCAACATTTATAATGCTTTGGACCGAATAAAAAGCAAAGGTGATATTTTTAAACCCGTTCTAGGTAAAGGAATTAATCTGGAAAAAGAAATTAAAGCTTTTAATAAAGAATAA
- a CDS encoding Ku protein — MRAIWTGSISFGLINIPVKLFSAVQESYLDLDMLDSKDHSNIKYKRINESTGKEVAYENIVKGYKLEGGYVILDDEDFEAADAVKTKMIEIINFVDQQEIDSLYYEQPYYLEPQKEAMKAYALLRDALESSGKVGVTTFVLRNKESLAILKPYKNVIVLNRIRFSQEIRDPSDLKLPPVSKTKSREMDMAKKLVEQLTEKFSIEAYKDTYTAKLLKRIKAKSKGKKIATPKMKVVHKQSDDLMEMLKASLSGKKSKSA; from the coding sequence ATGCGCGCAATATGGACAGGCTCTATCAGCTTCGGGTTGATAAATATTCCCGTAAAATTATTTTCGGCAGTACAGGAAAGCTACCTGGACCTCGACATGCTTGACAGTAAAGACCACTCCAATATCAAATACAAAAGGATAAATGAAAGCACGGGTAAAGAAGTAGCTTACGAAAACATTGTGAAGGGTTATAAACTGGAAGGTGGCTACGTGATTTTAGATGATGAAGATTTTGAAGCAGCCGACGCCGTTAAAACCAAAATGATTGAAATAATAAACTTCGTTGACCAGCAAGAAATAGATAGTCTCTATTATGAACAGCCTTATTATCTCGAACCACAAAAAGAAGCAATGAAGGCTTATGCCCTGTTGCGTGATGCTTTAGAATCCTCTGGCAAGGTTGGAGTTACAACATTTGTATTACGAAATAAGGAAAGCCTGGCAATACTAAAACCTTATAAAAATGTGATTGTGCTAAATCGCATACGCTTTAGCCAGGAGATAAGGGATCCTTCTGATTTAAAGCTACCGCCCGTGTCAAAAACAAAATCCAGGGAAATGGATATGGCTAAAAAACTAGTTGAGCAGTTAACGGAAAAATTCAGCATTGAAGCATATAAAGATACTTACACGGCCAAGCTGCTAAAGCGAATTAAGGCAAAATCGAAAGGCAAAAAGATCGCCACTCCAAAAATGAAAGTCGTGCATAAACAAAGTGATGATTTAATGGAAATGTTGAAAGCAAGTTTATCAGGTAAGAAAAGTAAATCAGCTTAA
- a CDS encoding DUF4142 domain-containing protein gives MRKTNYIKGALLQVTFVATILLVASCGFNQQTEDTKDIAEEQNEEKFDNNKQENDAQFLVNAAEINLEEIQLGQLAQQKGSTTQVKELGKMMEDAHTKSLNDIAALAKSKMISIPTSATNDAKDTYTKLNDKSGNDFDNAYVDLMVSKHKDAIDTYNKASTDGYDSEIKNWATTSLVELRKHLDHSVNLQNNLTAHTSQKN, from the coding sequence ATGAGAAAGACAAATTATATTAAAGGAGCATTGCTTCAGGTAACATTCGTTGCCACGATCTTACTCGTTGCCTCATGCGGCTTTAACCAGCAAACGGAGGATACCAAAGATATTGCCGAAGAACAAAACGAAGAAAAATTTGATAACAATAAGCAAGAAAATGACGCACAGTTCCTTGTTAACGCTGCCGAAATCAACCTCGAAGAAATTCAGTTAGGACAACTGGCTCAGCAAAAAGGAAGCACAACTCAAGTTAAGGAATTGGGAAAAATGATGGAAGATGCGCACACTAAATCGCTTAATGATATAGCTGCACTTGCTAAAAGTAAAATGATAAGCATTCCAACCTCAGCAACCAATGATGCCAAGGATACTTACACAAAACTAAATGATAAATCAGGAAATGATTTCGACAATGCGTATGTTGATCTGATGGTAAGCAAACACAAAGATGCAATTGACACTTACAACAAAGCATCCACAGACGGCTACGATTCAGAAATTAAGAATTGGGCAACAACTTCATTGGTTGAACTGCGTAAACATCTTGATCACTCAGTTAACCTACAAAACAATTTAACAGCACATACTTCACAAAAAAATTAA
- the uppS gene encoding di-trans,poly-cis-decaprenylcistransferase, which yields MRTPKHIGIIPDGNRRWAEEKKMTKEKGYENGLDPGLALFKLCKEVGIKEVTYYGFTTDNVKRPVKQREAFTKACVNAVNILSKEEAELLVVGDFESPMFPKELSKFTTRHTFGKGGIKVNFLVNYGWEWDLNNLKLADSAQKNITSNIKSFDVSRIDLIIRWGGRRRLSGFLPVQSIYSDFYVLDDYWPNFNPDHFYNALKWYNDQDVTLGG from the coding sequence ATGAGAACGCCAAAACATATTGGAATAATACCCGACGGGAACAGGAGATGGGCTGAAGAGAAAAAAATGACCAAAGAAAAGGGTTATGAGAATGGCTTGGATCCTGGCTTAGCACTTTTTAAGTTATGCAAAGAGGTTGGAATTAAAGAAGTAACCTATTATGGATTTACTACTGATAATGTTAAAAGGCCGGTAAAACAGCGTGAAGCCTTCACCAAAGCCTGTGTAAATGCAGTAAATATTTTGTCCAAAGAAGAAGCTGAATTATTGGTTGTTGGAGATTTTGAATCGCCGATGTTTCCCAAAGAGTTGAGCAAATTTACCACACGACATACCTTTGGAAAGGGAGGTATCAAAGTAAATTTTTTAGTTAACTACGGTTGGGAATGGGACTTAAACAATTTAAAACTGGCTGATTCTGCTCAAAAAAACATCACCAGTAATATTAAATCCTTTGATGTATCCAGAATAGATCTGATTATACGTTGGGGTGGCCGACGCCGCTTAAGTGGTTTTCTGCCGGTACAATCTATTTATTCAGATTTCTATGTGTTGGATGATTATTGGCCCAATTTTAATCCAGATCATTTTTACAACGCATTAAAGTGGTACAACGATCAGGATGTTACACTGGGAGGATGA